Part of the Triticum urartu cultivar G1812 chromosome 2, Tu2.1, whole genome shotgun sequence genome, ACATTTATATGGTGTGTACCTATGTTGCACAAATGattctaaaataaataaataaggaAAACCTGTGTTGCACACATTTATATCCGAACACATCGTGTACCTGTGTGGCACACATGTATATCTTAACTTTTTGTCCAATCTAATGGGCGAGTCTCGAAACTCCATGTTAGCCTTAATCACGTAGACGGGAACATAAAGTTCCACAACTGTTTTCTACTATCCCCAAGTGTTGTTGTCAGTTGTCCTATTTGTGATGGCAGCATAGGCATCAGTTGCTTGCTTGCTCATATCATTTCCCCATTTGGGTCCAGCCACAAACTTCCACTTGATGTTCAATGTTTTTGTAAGATGCTTTCCCTTTTAGAAATGCTGTTAAATCGTAACAACAAAGTAATTGAGCGATTAGGATGTTCCTGATAGCAATTGGCCAGTTAATGTTTTGCTCCATTGTACAGTCCCCTATAAGCAGAGTTAATGTTTCCATTTTTCTGGAGCAGATATTCATCTATTTTATTGCTTGCGTTTTAGGTGAATAAGTTATGCCAATGGCTTTGATAAGTACAGAAAGGTGTGTAAATTTCGTATTGTAGGTTTTTAGATTTATGGTACATGCTACTCCAGCAACTAAATCTCCAGCAAAAATAGCAACTAAATTTCCACATATTTAGTGCAGTAGGAGTACTATTTTACAGAAACTTACATGATCTACTGTTTCACAACTATATATGTGGAAATGTACTCCAGTAAATAATGCTCATGCCTGGAAGTGTGCAGCTAGACACCTAGTACTGTTCGAGGAAATCTCCAGATGCATTTAACAGTTCACACCTTTTGTCAAATGGAGCTCTAGGCTCTTTTGGTAACGTGAAATCCAAGCAGGAATAGTTTTCTGTTCTAGTAGCACCTCTGAATCCTGTACTGGTCCTCACAAATTACAGCAGATCAAGCCAGGCAGCTAGCTTGGCGTATGAAATAATGAAACCCACAACTCCTGGTTGGTTGGGTTGGTGACCAAATGCAAATTTCTGGCGTTGGTAGTCTGCAGGCACATCACAATTTGATGGGACGTCGCAAGGCCCGTTGTAGGAGCATCGAGAGAAAGTTCTGGTTCCGGGTGGCACTCCCATATTTGACTAAGACGTTTGATCACTTGTACGCCGCTGTACGTCCAGTGCGTTCATTATAGTTTCATCCAGTAGACATTGGAAGACTTGCTGTAGAAATCTTTGGAAGATCATGTCGAATGGTACTGATACGGTGGCCTGGCCCGGCCATTGAAGAACCTTCAGCTGTCCCTGTTAAATGCAACCCACTCTGGGTGCACGCCCGTTCAAGGAAAATGAAAGGTGGAACATTGATTGAGTAGTGAGGACTGATGGAGCGGGCCAGTTCCAAGATCTGAAGTAGGAGTAGTAGCATTTTCTTTTCAGTGTTATGGAAACAGCAGCAGGCGATAgttcaggagaaaccctccgatTGGTATATAAGTCTGACACAGGTATTTAGATATTTATTATTTTAactaacaaaacatatgtagtaTGCCATATAAATTATAGGTTTAGAAACTCCATTCGATGATGAATTTAAAGATATATTGATTATACGCACTGTTGAAATATATTGTCCGTTTTTCTTCATCAGTTCGGACTTTTGAATGAGTTGGCTGGAGTATGAATTCAATATGATATCTGTGCCAAGATATCTTGAGTTTTAGGCTAAATAAGACGTATCGTCCGCTTCTCTTGAGAAACTGCCTCCTATCCATATTAATTGTTGCTGACTTATTTGTACTAAATTAGTGATAATTTTTTTGAAGGAAATGGAGTAATAGTTTTTGGACTCTAAATGTGTATTTCTTTATATGAACTTTCCGCTAAAGGAAATTGGGCGCCCCCATAAGCCTGCAAACACGACTACTTCTCTCACTCGGGTCTGACCTATAGAAAAAACTCTCCCTCGGGCCCACTGGGCAGTAGACATCTTCCGCCTGTAGAGCACGACATTCGCATGCGCACCCTGCGTCGGCCGTCAGGAATCACGCACGATTTCTCACAGGTAGACGACCGAGATGAGCGCGACGAACGGGTGAGCCACCTCTTTGGGCCGCTCCGGCCGGCGGCCGGCGGGCGCTGACCAGCGTCTTCCGGGCCCACCTCGGGCGACCCAGTATCGCGGCGTCGGCCGGCGTGTGTACACGGCCGGGCAGGAACCGGAGGCGTGCACGAAACCTGGCCCATCCCGTGTCGCCCGAGACCGGTCTTCACTTCTGCAGCTGTTCCGGGCCCACTCGCCACCTACTTCCTGCCAGAAACAAgtgtttggagcggtgtggacgAGCTATCCGAACACATCATAGACCCCTGCCGTACGTGCGACTCGGTTCGGTAGCCGAACAGCCCGAGTCGGCCCTCAGCTATCTGTCGCACGGACCCGGTCTCAATCCGTGCTAGTAATAGTCTTTTCTGGATTGGTTTTGAGACCTCTGGTCCAAAATAAGTGTCACACTTCTAAACTGAAGTTTGTTCAAAACTACAATGTTAAAAATATTTTTATATtatgaaacggagggagtacaaaactTGATAaaagtagtactccctccgtccgaagatacttgtcatcaaaatgaataaaaaagatacatctagaactaaaatacatttAGATACATTCCCTTTTATCTATTTTGATGGTaagtatttccggatggagggagtagtaacaaATACTCCATTCACCCTTCTAAAGAAAAACTCTGTTCAACGCACGTGAGGGTGACTCGCTGTAAAAACAAACAACTATGGCCTGGTCGTCTCTAGTCAACATCAATTGCCGTTCAGTCAAAGAAAACAAGCATCTCTGATGTACTTGCATGAACTTTGTTGTTTAGACGGGCTCAATCAAGTAGCAGTGCTCAGGGTAAAAGAAATAAATCAGGTAGTAGTGCTGGCACGTCACTTGGCTCCTTGCTCACTTCGGTGGATGGATCTTACCAGCTATTTGAAAATAATTGTTTCCCAATCGATTTAGAAATAGCAAAATGGAAAGATTTTATTCTTGTCATTCAGAGTCCTCGGTTTTCTTCTCTCCCTTTTCACATCAACAACAACACTCATGCCTCCCGCAAAAAAAACACTCATGCAATGAAACGAGATGGCATGTCATGTATTAGTAAATGCTCTAACATGTTTTCCTATCGTGTACTCTATGATGGAGAACATCATTTATCTTTTTCAAAAAATCAGTGATGAAATTCGGTTTGAGTGGCGACTGTATTTAAGATCGATTAATCAAACCCTCTTGCAAGTCATCATTAAAATAGGAATTATAGGCACAAATGGTGTTGTCACTCTTTAAGTTCGAAGGGGTCCATGTTGTATTGCTTAGCTAGATGCCTTCAATGGTTATCGAGTATTTAATGTGTCTCACAACCCTACCATGTATAATATATGAAGGTTTGCGAGCATGGGAGATTAAAATGAAAAACATATGTACAAATTGAAGGGACGGAGAAATGGAGGGTTGATTTGTTATCGACCCAAAAATCACAACAACCAGCCACATAAAAACGAGAAGGTTTATACTAAAGGGTGAAAGAGAGAACAAACAACAAGCAAAGCCAGGTCGGAGCCACCGACGGAAGCCTTCCATCTCCCGTATCATGAGATAAGGTGTAAAGCAGATTATGCCATATTATTGGATGCATGTAATCAACCTCAAGCAATTGGAGAGTTTCATTCCTAAAAATGTGTATGTTTTGCTCTTTTTCCAAAATCTCTACATGGTAACCCTACCGTTGGCAGTTAAACTTCAGACATGTGCTTAAGTATGTCCTTCTACAACTCATTCCTACTGACAATGGGTTGCGATCAGTAGGCAAAGGGGACcatcccattgcaagataaacaCACACGTGATTCGTGAAGCTGCAATCCATGCAATGACAAATGATCGTCCCTCGGGTGGATGAAGTGAAGTTTTGCGTATAGGATGATGTGACCATCAGTGAAGTGCCAGATTGTCCGGCCTGGAGATCCTTCCATGGGCTACAAGTGAGACAAGAACCGGGATGTTGGGCTTGACATAAGTCCACCAAATATTGATCAAAAAGAAGGGAGAGGTGGAGCCTCTAAACTGAGTGCGGTAAGAAAATGTTGTCGAGTAAACTACTACCGCCAAGAGATGATATCCAAAGTGCCGCAGTCAAGCCGAATCTCTTTCTTGCAGTTCACCTTTCACATGTCTATTCTCGATTATATTGAGGCTGTGTAATATTTGTCTTTTGATGTCTTGCTTCCTTATTCTCATTTCTATACATCAACAATTTACAGCGACAACTACCTCAATTCCGGTATCTTAGAATGTTTAATATTTACTATAGTAACGTCAACTTTTATTACTCACAGTGTATACTAGTAAGGTAGCCATGCATTGCACGTAGAAGCTTTGATAACCAAAGTATGGATGCATATTAAATGTACCATAGTATAGCATGTAAACATGTAAGTTTGTAGTCATTTGTACATGTTTTAGATGTAGATTTAATTTCCGTAGTTCTTCCCATTCAAAATCAATATTATATCTACAAAAAATACTACATGAAACTGATGTAAGTATATCTAGCACATTTTTCTTAAGTATATCATATTGCAACTTTGAGTAGCTAGCGTTGCATCTTTAGAGACAAAATAAATTTTATTAATGTGTTGTCATAACCTTGAACAAAAACTTTATGAACTAAGTGTGAGTGGCAATTCTTTTAGAAGAAAAAGTTGGGGAGGACTTAAAGTATGAAAGGGTCTAGAACAAATGGGAAATGTCTATGATGTGATGTTTCTGAATATTGTTCATTGTAAATCGCAAGTAAATAAAGAATGGTCATTCATTTAGATGAAAAAAAGTTAGGATAATCACATTATGGAAGactctagaacaaaggagaagtgttTGTGTTTTGGAGTATTGTGCAACGTAAATAGTAAATAAAAAAGGCAGTTCATTTTGAATTaaaaaagtttgataattaaagTATAGAAGGTTCAAGAAAAAAGTTCTTGTGTATTGAGGTTGTGCatattgtgcattgtaaagcataaagcaAAACAATGGTAATCTTTTTAGAAGAAAATAATTTGGATAACTAAAACATGAAAGATtttagaacaaaggagaagtccTTGTATTTTGATGTTTGTGAATCATGCTCAAGCTCAACCATGGAATCTTTTAGATTGTatatgtggcaaaatccggtagAGTGCAGATGATATCGGACGACCAGTAATGCTTAGAATTGTTGCCTCAGTACTGTCGGATTGGTTTCATCCAACAACGAATACTCAAATTTATTCACACACTCTATAGGACTATAGAAATATCATCACTGCGTTTCTTATTTTGTAGGATTTTAATACAAAGTCGTGGATAAGAAATATTTTTATTAACCTTTACTCATTTGATGCTCTGCAGTCATAATATGATACTGGACTTTTTCTCCATCATCCTCTTATTGCAATGTTACATAGTTTTTTTTTCTTGGATGACATAACATGATACTCTTATGATATTTGCATAGAAAGGGGTCTTAAAAATACTTAAATCTAATTGGTCGATACTACGAGATTTGATGATCTACGAATTTGGCGCCACCTATGTTTTTTTACATAAGAATCATTTCTACTATCATCTTTCTCAATTTTCTGTGTTACATATTTTTTTACTTAGTAAGCTAAAGCGATGTACAATGCATAGTGTCTAGAGATGTGATTGTGAAATACCGTTTTTAAAAAAAATACCCATGCTTACTTATATAGCAATGGTGCTCAATTAGACACCTCTAAACAGAAGCACTGTTGCTTACACATAAACCAAATTTATTTTTACAAACACATGTCTAAGAGGCAGCTACACATGTCTGCAATTGACTGTTGAACACGAATACAAAAAACAACTTTAGGGCTCCTTTGAAGAAATTACACAAGATTTTTAGAGGGTTAGAGGATCTATAGTTGAACTTTGCAAATCCGCCTCCCTATACATCCGTAGACGTGACCGGCCGCGGCCATGAACAGTGGCTGGACACCCTCATTTTTCTTTCGCTGCATCCCTCTACCACATATTAGATAACTCAAACCCAATACAAAACATGAAATATAAAATCTACGTAATCTAGTTAGCCTACACTACTCATTATTGTCGGAGATGTCAACGACCTTCGTGCCGCATCCTGCTTCGCTTCCATCCGCCTCTCCGCCTGCTCCTCCTCCGGCTCCAGCGAGTTCGCAGGGAGGCCGGTTGTGATCCGGGCTTCACGCCTAGCCAGAATCTCCTCAAGTAGTTCAAGGCGCCGCTCCGGCGTTAGCATGGCGTATGTTGACACCTTCTGTCGGGCCATGGCTGTTGGCGGACAGCGAACAGATGGTGCGGGGAGGGAGGGAGATGGATGCCGCTAGGGCTGAGGGTCGCCGAACTTTGGCCCTCGGGCAGCGAGCCGGAGCGGCGTCACGCGGCAGCACTAATGCGTCCAGCCGTCCACATCCTCGGAGGAGACGCCTGTCAGATTGATTGTTTTCCAAGTGTTTCGGCATGGGACCCTGCCGTCATTCCGATGTGGTGGACACGACCAGGCCTCCCCATTTTCGCCTTAGATTTGGACTAGACATGAGGGGTGCAGGTCAGACCGGGCATATAAGGCCGACATGAGGAGTCCGTCTGAGTTGTTCTTTTTTGACCAGTCAGTTACCAGGCCATCCGTCGGGCGTACGGAGGGTTCAAGAGTTTGAGAAACCCGTCTCTAGATTCTCTTATAGAATGCTTAATTTTTTTTCTACGTTGGCCGTTTGATTTATAGGATTAAATCATATAAATATGTTTCCTCATGGATATGTGTACTACATTTCATTGATAATCTAGCATCCACTTCAATCTTTTCTTTACAGTTTTTTTTACTTTTTAGGTGGGATCAAACACTCTATGCTAATTTCATAGGATTTAAGTGGACATGCAACTTCATTCCTGATTTTTTTAtcacaaaataaataaaatcctGATTTTTTTTCATATTCATACTTCTTGATAATCCTGCGAATAAAAAGTGCATGGGCGGGAGTACCTCGAGTATCGAGTACTGTCAAAAATATCCATTTTATTACTACAATACCCAGTACGCATTTAGTTGCGCAAAACACGTGAGTAGGTGGCAGTTGTTGATCTAGAATTCACAAAAGTCAGAGCTGAAAATAAATACTAATTCAAACTACACAGAAGTAGTTGAGAGGGTGTTTGGATCCAAGGGATTatttttagtctgactaaaaatagtctcttttagaggctaaagttccaagcacccctgattAAAGAGAAGTTAAGACTAGTCTTAAGGGTAAAATTTTTTAGTCATAGGAAACCTACTAAAACATGTACTAGCGCTCTCTCTTCTTATTTAATTCCTCTCCTTTAACAAATgtgagttctggattggaggatttagaggataataaatgcttaataacttgattttagtctctttagtatttggatccaagcatggatAAGACTAGCAAGTTTTAGTCTCACTATTTTTAAttatgggactaaaacgtattcAAGCACCCTCTGAATTATTCAGAGATCCGAAAAGTATTTTATACTTTATCTTTGAATTTCCGGCAGCCGTGCCGCTCCGCTTTCACTAGCTAGCAGCATCATTAACTGATGAGCAGTTGCAtctggctggctggctggctgatCAGGCGAGCCGGGCCCGCATGTCAGCCCAACGGGCCGGTAAACCCACGCCATAAAGAAGGCCTAAGTTCCTGTCGCCAGCCCACAGGAAGGAGAGAGAGCGGCAGAAGCATCATCAGCGGCAGCAGCGAAGCCAAAGCAAATTGCACAGAGGCAGCGCGCGGCGGAGGCACACGCGCTTCTCGTGCTGCTGCCTTGGCGTGGGtggggagaggggggaggagcTTCGAGAAGGTTCCGAGGCGGGAGAGGGCTGCTGGCGGGGGCCGCGGGCGCCGGAAGCATGTTGGGGAGGGACGAGCTGCTGCGGCGGAGCCTCGTGACGCTGGCGGCGGCCGTGGTGGTGACCGGGGTGGCCACGGCGTCCGTGCGGAAGGCGCTGGCCACCTACGTCTTCGGCATCCTGGCCATCGCCGGCGTGCTGCTCCCGGACTGGGAGTTCTTCGACCGCGACTTCTCCCAGTGGCTCACCCCCATGCCCGCCTCCCGCCGcacggccgccgccgccgccgccgagcgcgAGCACGACATTTGGAGGTCAGCTTTCCGAGCCCCGCCCCCCTCCCCTGTCCCGTGATCTATCCGTCTGAGAATTCGCGGCGAATCGTCCAGCGCCGGAGATCCCCGCGATTTGACCGTCTTGATGCGATTTTGCTTTATTTGCGGGTAGTTGAGGGGCAGACATCGCCTGTTTACGGCCGTTCCGAATTTTGTGGTGAAATTGTGCCGCTGTTTTGTTAGTTATTAGTGGCCGCCTGGCGGCAGAATTGGGTTTGGGACGCACGGTAGAAGAACGACAAGGCTTACGCGCTTTTCGTGGCTCAACTTTTGCCACGTACTTGCGATTTTGGTATTCCCTCGTATGAAGTTTGAGAGGTTACTCCTTTTTTTTGAGCTCTAGTGTCGTATGGCCTCGGATTCGACAAGAAATTAGTCTTCTGTTATCCTTTTTGAAAATTACTTTTCTGTTATCCTACAGGTGTGGTTTGATGTGTTTTTCATTTGGGTTTGTTCGAAAGAACCAGAGATCGATTGTCTGTTTGGTCTCTCTATATAGTAGTTTGAAATTAGAAGTTCATCGATCCAAATCTCACAGCAATTGATGGGTGCAGAGTATACCTTGTGTGATCTAGCGTGAGTTCTCTACAGAAATACTAGTATAATAATCTCCACATCCCAATGGCAACATTGTATCTAGAAAGAAGAACATCCCAACATCAACGCCATTTTCGATGGGGATGCCCGGTCTTAACTCTTAACTAAATTTAATTGAGAAATTAGGGTTGCTGTTGTGTGGTCCTGCTGCTTTACTGAGGGGAAGGCTCACTGGCCTATGACTTTGTTCTGCACGGCAGCTGGGGGTTGGTTTGGTTGTGTCTTTGCATGTTCTGGAGGTCCAAAATTGTGTAATGGACCGAGTAAGTATGCGATGGTCCTTGCCACCTTGGTTCTTAGCACAACAATTGGGTTGTTGATGCTTCCGGTACTGGATTAGTGGATCAGATTTCTGAACGGGTATCACCTTTCAGGACGATGCATGTGTCCTTTAAATGTGTATCGGTTTGGCAATTATTTTGTCATTGTGCGTGTGAATTCCGGTTTGAACCAGCTATTTGTGACATGGCGACAGGTTGAATCATTTGTTTTGCCGCTTTGACACACGATCTCACTTTGAATTGCATTTTAGCATTTGAAAAAGTTCTGAAACGAGGGCCCCACGCGTCGTTGTGATGTGGTGCTCTTTACTCGACACATTGCAGGCCAACCTGGGCGTGTATTCTGCAAATACGTGCCTGACGCGGCAGATGCTAGCCGATGACGTGGCAAAACGAAGTTTATATTAGCAGAGACCGGCTGTGGGTACAATAGAATCTTGCGAGGAGCGGAACTGAGATCGACGGAAGGTGGCTGGAAACAAGTTGAAGCCACGAGTTGATGCCCTGCTAGGTCGGACGTAAACCTCCGGTCAGCGTGTGCCACTTAAGCATATATTTGCAATATACATGTCCTAGTTGGCCTGCGATGTGTCAAGCAGTAAGTTTCACGTCACCCGAACGATTGGGGCCATCATGTCAGAACCACTTGAAGAGCTGAAATGTGGTATAAATATGTGCAAAATCTGGTTTAGAATGGCACATACCATCAAATAGAATAAAATGTAGTTCAACCTGCACTTTGTTACAAATAATTAGCTTCAAATAGATTTTATTCTCAGTGTATTGTAACGTACAAGGTAGAAGAAATCAGTTTTGTCAAGGCCTCAAGGGACAGTGGTTTTTTTAATTGTTACTCCTACAAAGGTTTATTTTGTTGTACTTTTCCTAGAGTTGTCCTATTCTTTTCCTTGGCTAAATTTTCTTTTTTCACAAATGAAATACCAAAGTACTGTGGTGATGCTGCTAAGCCCTGGGTGAAGGGATGGGCAAGATGACAAAAGTCCTAATTTagctagtactccctccgttccgaattacttgtcttggatttgtctagatacggatgtatctagactcattttagtgctagatacctccgtatctagaaaaatctaagacaagtaattcggaacggagggagtagcataaAGTAGCACCAACTGTAACTTCAGTTAGTCTGATGAGCAGTGACGATCCAAGATGACTCATGTCTTGCCACAATGCC contains:
- the LOC125536207 gene encoding signal peptidase complex-like protein DTM1 isoform X2, with product MLGRDELLRRSLVTLAAAVVVTGVATASVRKALATYVFGILAIAGVLLPDWEFFDRDFSQWLTPMPASRRTAAAAAAEREHDIWRPTWACILQIRA
- the LOC125536207 gene encoding signal peptidase complex-like protein DTM1 isoform X1 — translated: MLGRDELLRRSLVTLAAAVVVTGVATASVRKALATYVFGILAIAGVLLPDWEFFDRDFSQWLTPMPASRRTAAAAAAEREHDIWRFKPYPLRMAVLTTIYGFGLYKWWTYVSH